One Echinicola strongylocentroti DNA window includes the following coding sequences:
- a CDS encoding alpha-L-fucosidase, with protein sequence MKNWNKALLTTLLYCLAATRLIAQTPTEDQKMEWFADAKLGIFIHWGIYAVNGIDESWSFFNDYISYDDYMKQLDGFTASNYNPEKWAQLIKSSGAKYAVITAKHHDGVALWDSKVSNLTVVKKTPAHKDLIAPFMKALEKEGIKKGIYYSVLDWSHPDYDRKTRTQYRYKNDPERFQKFVDFNFKQLEELSLNFNPDLYWFDGDWEHKAEEWRSQELKDQLLKWNPNVIVNSRIGGHLGDYDTPEQGVPVTKPNSNYWELCLTMNNSWGYQHNDDNYKSPNELLRIFVDCLHMGGNLLLDMGPKPDGTTPDEAVNILESFGRWTDKHAAAIYDTQAGIPEGHVYAPTTLSKDRKTLYIYLDYKVNESLVIKGLKNKINRVWVVGNGTKLDHREVGKQYWSKVPGLKYIDIPDSVYDKDITVIAVLLDDEVNLYREKGQVIESN encoded by the coding sequence ATGAAAAACTGGAACAAAGCACTACTCACCACCCTCCTTTACTGCTTGGCCGCCACTCGGCTTATCGCCCAAACCCCAACAGAAGACCAAAAAATGGAATGGTTCGCAGATGCCAAACTGGGAATATTCATCCATTGGGGCATCTATGCCGTCAACGGGATCGACGAATCCTGGTCGTTCTTTAACGACTACATCTCCTATGACGATTACATGAAGCAACTGGACGGATTTACCGCCTCCAATTACAACCCTGAAAAATGGGCGCAGCTCATCAAGTCCTCTGGCGCAAAATACGCAGTCATCACCGCAAAACACCACGACGGAGTAGCACTCTGGGACAGCAAAGTAAGTAACCTAACCGTAGTCAAGAAGACCCCTGCCCATAAAGATCTCATAGCACCTTTTATGAAGGCACTTGAAAAGGAAGGTATCAAGAAAGGCATCTATTATTCAGTCCTGGACTGGTCCCACCCTGACTACGACCGCAAAACCCGCACTCAATACCGATATAAAAACGATCCTGAGCGCTTCCAAAAATTCGTTGACTTTAACTTCAAACAACTCGAAGAGCTCTCTTTAAACTTCAACCCCGACCTATATTGGTTTGACGGCGACTGGGAGCACAAGGCCGAAGAATGGAGAAGCCAAGAGCTCAAAGACCAGCTTCTAAAATGGAACCCTAATGTCATCGTCAACTCCCGCATAGGAGGTCATCTTGGCGACTACGACACCCCCGAACAAGGCGTTCCTGTAACCAAACCCAACAGCAACTACTGGGAGCTATGCCTCACCATGAACAACAGCTGGGGATACCAACACAATGATGACAATTACAAAAGCCCAAATGAACTCCTGAGGATATTTGTAGACTGCCTCCACATGGGCGGAAACCTCCTGCTCGACATGGGGCCCAAACCTGACGGAACAACCCCCGATGAAGCTGTCAATATACTGGAATCATTTGGAAGATGGACCGACAAACACGCTGCGGCCATTTACGACACGCAGGCCGGAATCCCAGAAGGACACGTTTATGCTCCTACCACACTTTCCAAAGACCGAAAAACACTTTACATTTATCTAGACTACAAAGTAAATGAGTCATTGGTCATCAAGGGGCTGAAAAATAAGATCAACAGAGTCTGGGTGGTCGGCAATGGCACTAAACTAGATCACCGTGAAGTAGGAAAACAATATTGGAGCAAAGTCCCGGGCCTCAAATACATTGATATTCCAGATAGTGTCTACGATAAAGACATCACCGTTATCGCTGTCTTGCTGGACGATGAAGTAAACCTGTACCGTGAAAAAGGCCAAGTAATAGAAAGCAACTAA
- a CDS encoding Hsp20/alpha crystallin family protein: MKLVRYNQLEPNYPSTFSGLLDKFFNDSLQTSAQKFTPAVDISEDESHYEVELSVPGIKREDFKIDLVDGKLIISGERKSKEAQEGKNYHTVQTQHGAFSRSFFLPEDVSTDNIEAKYEDGILKVTLPKSEKKVLKSSIEVK, from the coding sequence ATGAAACTCGTAAGATATAATCAATTAGAGCCCAACTATCCTTCCACGTTTAGCGGACTATTGGACAAGTTCTTTAACGACTCACTCCAAACGAGCGCTCAAAAGTTCACTCCTGCAGTGGACATCAGCGAAGATGAAAGCCACTATGAAGTAGAGCTGTCAGTACCCGGAATCAAAAGAGAGGACTTCAAAATCGACTTGGTAGATGGGAAGCTTATCATCTCTGGTGAGAGAAAAAGCAAAGAAGCCCAAGAAGGTAAAAATTACCATACCGTCCAAACTCAACACGGAGCTTTTAGCAGATCATTCTTCTTGCCCGAAGATGTCTCTACAGACAACATCGAAGCAAAATATGAGGATGGTATTCTAAAAGTCACACTCCCTAAAAGCGAGAAAAAGGTGCTAAAATCATCCATCGAAGTAAAATAA
- a CDS encoding Do family serine endopeptidase, with the protein MNRKQFFLSIILASILGGLIAVAGISLLSPSEKVAAFEQKQNTSFVNWLKDDKFNVPDGINFVASADQVLPAVVHIKSKVTMQRRGRSGNPFEEFFEFRNPDGGQQPPMEGMSSGSGVIISKDGYIVTNNHVIDDAKEIQITLYDNTNYDAKVIGTDPTTDLALLKIDASGLPFVPFGDSDNTKVGEWVLAVGNPFDLTSTVTAGIISAKARNIGILRNENNNLQIESFLQTDAVVNRGNSGGALVNLAGELIGINTAIASQTGAFSGYAFAVPSSIVKKVMDDLLEYGTVQRGLLGIQIQDVSIAKQYLDLDTDANQGVYVDKVNEDSGADEAGIQKGDIIIEVDGVTTNNVSNLQEMVARKRPGDEVEVKFLRDGKEQQTTATLKNVSGTTKVVKKAEAKTTDFESVTFKDLDLSLQEHLEIEGGAVIDDLDNEKWEEAGAREGFVITHIGRDKVNDAEDLKNKLQRNKGQEVMILGFYPNGQKSYFEIKLNK; encoded by the coding sequence ATGAACAGAAAGCAATTCTTCCTCAGCATCATCTTGGCCTCTATCCTCGGTGGCTTGATAGCAGTAGCAGGAATAAGTCTTTTATCTCCATCCGAGAAAGTGGCTGCATTTGAGCAAAAGCAGAACACCAGCTTTGTCAATTGGTTAAAAGACGACAAATTCAATGTACCTGACGGAATCAACTTTGTAGCCTCGGCAGACCAAGTTCTTCCTGCAGTGGTACACATCAAAAGTAAAGTAACCATGCAACGCCGCGGAAGAAGCGGCAACCCGTTTGAAGAGTTCTTTGAATTCAGGAATCCTGATGGGGGACAACAACCTCCGATGGAAGGCATGAGCTCCGGATCCGGAGTGATCATTTCTAAGGATGGCTACATCGTCACCAATAACCACGTGATCGACGATGCGAAGGAAATTCAAATCACCCTGTATGACAACACCAATTACGACGCAAAAGTAATAGGAACTGACCCTACGACTGATTTGGCTTTGCTTAAAATCGATGCTTCCGGATTACCTTTCGTACCATTCGGTGATTCGGACAATACCAAGGTGGGAGAATGGGTATTGGCCGTCGGCAATCCTTTTGACCTGACATCCACTGTGACCGCCGGCATCATAAGCGCCAAAGCACGAAACATTGGCATACTCAGAAACGAAAACAACAATCTACAGATAGAATCCTTCTTACAGACCGACGCAGTGGTCAACAGAGGCAATTCCGGTGGAGCCTTGGTCAACCTCGCAGGAGAGCTTATAGGCATCAACACCGCAATTGCCAGCCAAACCGGAGCATTTAGTGGATACGCCTTTGCGGTACCGAGCTCTATCGTAAAAAAGGTAATGGACGACCTGCTCGAATACGGAACCGTCCAAAGAGGCCTATTGGGCATCCAAATACAGGATGTAAGCATAGCTAAGCAGTACTTGGACCTAGATACTGATGCCAACCAAGGCGTATATGTAGATAAAGTAAACGAAGACTCAGGCGCCGATGAAGCAGGAATCCAAAAAGGCGACATCATTATTGAAGTCGACGGTGTAACGACCAACAACGTATCCAACCTCCAAGAAATGGTCGCCAGAAAACGACCTGGCGACGAAGTAGAGGTCAAATTCCTGCGAGACGGAAAAGAACAACAAACTACTGCCACGCTGAAAAACGTCTCCGGCACGACCAAAGTCGTCAAAAAAGCAGAGGCCAAAACGACGGACTTTGAATCCGTAACCTTCAAGGACCTTGACCTTTCCTTGCAAGAACACCTCGAAATTGAAGGCGGAGCGGTCATAGACGATCTTGACAATGAAAAATGGGAAGAGGCCGGTGCCAGAGAAGGCTTTGTCATCACCCACATAGGCCGTGACAAAGTAAACGATGCAGAAGACCTCAAAAACAAACTCCAAAGAAACAAAGGACAAGAAGTAATGATCCTTGGATTTTATCCTAACGGACAGAAATCATACTTCGAGATAAAACTTAATAAATAG
- a CDS encoding HAD-IIIC family phosphatase, which translates to METLLPRVENIKLVIWDLDETFWQGTLSEEGVTSIPENIDLVKKLSKRGIINSIVSKNDFNTAKAQLQKIGIWEYFVFPAIDWRPKGMLVSNIIENCQLRSTNVLFLDDNHSNLEEAKFYNPNIHAHFPDFIPNILGHEAFAGKDDNTLSRLQQYKILEKKHEAQKSYDDNLQFLRASGIQIELINDLSSYADRIHELLQRTNQLNFTKIRLTKDETIKLIENPKQQTALIKAKDNFGNYGMVGFYSIDPKDKKLHHFVFSCRVLNLGIPQYIYAKLNFPDLDIIPEVAETLDSSQPDWITEVAATTSTVAQKHTSTREMPQKSHNWLFRGPCNYKQTLFYLSNSGVNITQETNYVANNLPVSTTHTVSLLNAITLTPHQKEQISAIPDIPFFDKRYFDTAISKQSPDCMVMALETDYTQHIYRHKKSGVNLPLGAQEGVLTDPADHSKLLEYFHKRGATLFSQSSLDNFKRDFDHLGLITPEQFLANLRQIRKWLPKEKHLILMNAPNTTGPQKERTNRLNQIVDEFVNNHHNTHLLDLRKLDDEAPELHETSTKFNRKTYLDIASVLLEMPLSVSPKKQARKISKWLIWKNEARMQYLETKTFLRKTIWLRLKHLNFILATEFLTEVGAEELLLSFYFPLA; encoded by the coding sequence ATGGAAACTTTACTCCCAAGGGTGGAAAACATCAAGCTTGTCATCTGGGATCTAGATGAAACTTTTTGGCAAGGCACACTTAGTGAAGAAGGTGTCACTTCCATACCGGAAAACATCGATTTGGTCAAGAAACTATCAAAAAGGGGCATAATCAATAGCATTGTCTCAAAAAATGACTTCAACACGGCAAAAGCCCAGCTTCAAAAGATAGGTATCTGGGAATACTTTGTCTTCCCTGCCATTGACTGGCGCCCTAAAGGGATGTTGGTTAGCAACATCATTGAAAACTGTCAACTCAGGAGCACCAACGTCCTATTCTTAGATGACAATCACTCCAATCTCGAAGAGGCAAAGTTTTATAATCCCAATATACATGCGCATTTTCCTGACTTTATACCAAACATTTTAGGCCACGAAGCATTTGCAGGAAAGGACGACAATACGCTCTCAAGACTACAACAATACAAAATCTTGGAAAAGAAACACGAGGCCCAAAAATCTTATGATGACAACCTCCAGTTCCTAAGAGCTTCAGGAATCCAAATCGAGCTGATAAACGACCTTTCTTCCTACGCTGACAGAATTCATGAACTCCTCCAAAGAACCAACCAACTGAACTTCACCAAAATCCGCCTCACCAAGGACGAGACGATCAAATTAATAGAGAACCCTAAACAACAAACTGCCTTGATCAAGGCAAAAGACAACTTTGGAAACTACGGAATGGTGGGGTTCTATAGTATTGACCCTAAAGACAAAAAGCTCCATCATTTTGTCTTCTCATGCCGTGTTCTCAACCTGGGGATACCGCAATACATCTATGCCAAGCTCAACTTTCCTGACCTGGACATCATCCCGGAAGTGGCAGAGACATTGGACTCCTCCCAACCTGACTGGATCACTGAAGTAGCAGCTACCACCTCGACAGTGGCCCAAAAGCACACTTCTACAAGGGAAATGCCCCAGAAATCACACAATTGGCTTTTCCGTGGCCCGTGTAATTATAAACAAACACTCTTTTACCTTTCCAATTCCGGCGTTAACATCACTCAAGAAACCAATTATGTAGCCAACAACCTCCCCGTCTCTACTACACACACCGTCTCTTTACTAAACGCCATCACCCTTACCCCGCACCAAAAGGAGCAAATTTCAGCAATTCCCGATATCCCGTTCTTTGACAAGCGTTATTTTGACACCGCTATCTCTAAACAATCGCCGGACTGCATGGTCATGGCCTTGGAAACGGACTATACCCAGCACATTTACCGTCACAAGAAATCAGGAGTGAATTTGCCCCTCGGCGCACAAGAAGGTGTCTTGACAGACCCTGCCGACCACTCTAAACTATTGGAATACTTTCACAAACGAGGAGCCACCTTATTTTCCCAATCATCTTTGGATAATTTCAAGCGAGATTTTGATCATTTGGGGCTCATCACGCCTGAGCAATTCCTGGCAAACTTAAGACAGATCCGGAAGTGGCTGCCAAAAGAAAAGCACCTTATCTTAATGAATGCCCCTAACACTACCGGCCCTCAAAAAGAGCGGACAAACCGACTTAACCAAATAGTAGACGAGTTTGTGAATAACCACCACAACACCCACTTACTTGACTTGCGAAAGCTAGACGACGAAGCCCCTGAGCTCCATGAGACCAGTACAAAATTCAATAGAAAAACTTATCTGGACATCGCCAGTGTGCTCTTAGAGATGCCCCTCTCTGTCTCACCCAAAAAGCAGGCAAGAAAAATAAGCAAATGGCTAATATGGAAAAACGAAGCTCGAATGCAGTACCTAGAAACCAAAACCTTTCTTAGGAAAACCATTTGGCTAAGGCTAAAACACCTGAATTTTATTTTGGCTACTGAATTTTTAACAGAAGTGGGGGCAGAAGAATTACTGCTGTCATTTTACTTCCCCTTGGCTTAA
- a CDS encoding adenosine kinase, which yields MTKKKYDVVGMGNALVDMEFKVSDKFLVDNKVEKGLMTLVDEPRQNELMSVINTAEAKKQCGGSAANSVIAVSQFGGSAYYNCKVANDALGKFFVEDMKASGVSSNLFADRLEEGITGKCLVMVTEDAERTMNTFLGITQNFSTQDINDAVINDADYLYIEGYLVTSPNGKSAMQHAKQFAEQQGTKVALTFSDPAMVKYFKEGFEEVIGTGVDLLFANEEEARIFTGEEDLVKAREALKKVAKRFVITMGKNGAMIYDGDTFIDIEPYKTEAVDTNGAGDMFAGAFLYGITNGHSYASSGKLASLASSKVVSQFGPRLEWHEAKEVLEKLLPELS from the coding sequence ATGACAAAAAAGAAATACGATGTAGTGGGGATGGGAAATGCCCTCGTGGATATGGAGTTTAAGGTTTCTGATAAGTTTCTTGTCGATAACAAAGTGGAAAAGGGCCTCATGACACTCGTCGACGAACCTCGTCAAAATGAGTTGATGTCGGTGATCAATACCGCTGAAGCCAAGAAACAATGTGGAGGATCTGCAGCCAATTCTGTAATAGCCGTTAGCCAGTTTGGAGGGAGTGCTTATTATAATTGTAAAGTGGCCAATGATGCGCTGGGGAAGTTTTTTGTGGAGGATATGAAGGCGTCTGGAGTGAGCAGCAACTTGTTTGCTGATAGGCTCGAGGAAGGTATTACGGGAAAATGCTTGGTGATGGTGACCGAGGATGCTGAACGTACGATGAATACTTTCTTGGGGATAACCCAGAATTTTTCAACCCAAGACATCAATGATGCTGTGATCAATGATGCTGATTACCTGTATATAGAAGGATACCTGGTGACTTCTCCCAATGGAAAATCAGCCATGCAGCATGCTAAGCAGTTTGCAGAACAGCAAGGAACCAAGGTGGCCTTGACCTTTTCCGACCCTGCCATGGTGAAGTATTTTAAAGAGGGCTTCGAGGAGGTGATCGGGACAGGAGTGGACTTGTTGTTTGCCAATGAGGAAGAGGCAAGGATTTTTACGGGTGAGGAGGATTTGGTAAAAGCCAGAGAGGCCTTGAAAAAAGTGGCCAAGCGATTTGTGATCACAATGGGTAAAAATGGCGCTATGATCTACGATGGAGATACCTTTATCGATATAGAACCCTACAAAACGGAAGCTGTCGATACCAATGGTGCTGGTGATATGTTTGCAGGAGCCTTCTTGTACGGCATTACCAATGGCCATTCGTATGCCTCCAGTGGAAAGCTGGCAAGCCTGGCCTCTTCTAAGGTAGTGAGCCAGTTTGGTCCTCGTTTGGAGTGGCACGAAGCCAAGGAAGTGCTGGAAAAATTACTGCCTGAGTTAAGTTGA
- the rimO gene encoding 30S ribosomal protein S12 methylthiotransferase RimO produces the protein MKARTLKKDKVNIITMGCSKNLVDSEVMLTQLKGNGINVSHESEQQDNNIVIINTCGFIDNAKQESIDTILQYVDAKERGLVEKVYVTGCLSQRYKDDLEKEIPLVDAFFGTRDLPALLKKFKADYKHELVGERLLSHPSHYAYMKISEGCDRPCSFCAIPLMRGGHVSKPIEELVKEAEHKAANGTKELLLIAQDSTYYGLDIYKKRRLADLMKALADVNGIDWVRLHYAYPTGFPMDVIDVMAEHPNICNYLDIPLQHGSSDVLKVMRRGTTREKQEELIHRIREKIPGIAIRTTLIAGHPGEGEKEFQEMVDFVERMKFERLGVFTYSHEEDTHAFGMNDDVPDEEKQARANYLMEVQEQISFDLNQKRVGETFKVLVDKKENGYFVGRTEFDSVEVDNEVLIDASKHYCRVGDFVQVKVSEATEFDLYGDVID, from the coding sequence TTGAAGGCGAGAACATTAAAAAAGGACAAGGTAAACATCATCACCATGGGGTGCTCCAAAAACTTGGTGGATTCAGAGGTGATGTTGACCCAGCTAAAGGGCAACGGGATCAATGTGTCCCACGAGTCTGAGCAGCAGGACAATAATATTGTCATCATCAATACCTGCGGTTTTATAGATAATGCCAAGCAAGAGTCGATCGATACCATTCTGCAATATGTGGATGCCAAGGAGAGAGGTTTGGTAGAGAAGGTGTATGTGACGGGCTGTCTTTCGCAGCGGTATAAGGATGATTTGGAAAAGGAGATTCCCTTGGTGGATGCTTTTTTTGGTACGCGGGACCTTCCAGCATTGCTGAAGAAGTTTAAGGCGGATTATAAACATGAGCTGGTAGGGGAGCGGCTGCTGAGCCATCCATCGCACTATGCATATATGAAAATATCCGAAGGATGTGATCGCCCTTGTTCTTTTTGTGCCATTCCGCTGATGCGTGGTGGACATGTTTCCAAGCCGATTGAGGAGCTGGTAAAAGAAGCAGAACATAAAGCAGCCAATGGCACTAAGGAACTTTTGCTGATTGCTCAAGATTCCACCTATTACGGGTTGGACATTTATAAAAAGCGACGTCTTGCCGACCTGATGAAGGCGCTGGCCGATGTGAATGGCATCGACTGGGTGAGGTTGCATTATGCCTATCCTACGGGCTTTCCGATGGATGTGATCGATGTGATGGCTGAGCATCCCAATATTTGTAACTACCTGGATATCCCCCTTCAGCATGGATCATCAGACGTGCTCAAAGTAATGCGCCGTGGTACTACAAGGGAGAAGCAAGAAGAGCTTATCCACCGAATTCGGGAAAAGATCCCTGGAATAGCCATCAGGACGACTTTGATCGCCGGACATCCCGGAGAAGGAGAGAAGGAGTTTCAGGAAATGGTGGATTTTGTGGAGCGAATGAAGTTTGAGCGGTTGGGTGTGTTTACTTATTCGCATGAAGAAGATACGCACGCATTTGGTATGAATGACGATGTGCCCGATGAAGAAAAGCAAGCCAGAGCCAATTACTTGATGGAAGTTCAAGAGCAAATTTCCTTCGACCTGAACCAAAAAAGGGTAGGCGAAACCTTTAAGGTGCTGGTGGATAAGAAGGAGAATGGATACTTTGTGGGCAGGACGGAATTCGACTCTGTAGAGGTGGACAATGAAGTGTTGATCGATGCTTCGAAGCATTATTGTAGGGTAGGGGATTTTGTCCAAGTGAAGGTGAGTGAAGCTACCGAATTTGACCTTTATGGTGATGTCATCGATTAG
- a CDS encoding Gfo/Idh/MocA family protein, translating into MKNPEKTENPNSRRNFIKNAALASSALIVPRHVLGGVGFTAPSDQLNIAAIGAGGKGASDIKNASVNGRERVVALCDVDFTGSASQSVKNFPNAKLYADFREMLEKEKDIDAVTISTPDHVHGPAAAFAMERGKHVYVQKPMTHNIREARLLTQMARDQKVVTQMGNQGGSNPLLNLVQQWIDSDKIGKIHKVEIWTNRPVWPQGNAFPQPEPSKKPDELSWNLWLGPAPEIPYTPNLHPFNWRGWWDYGTGALGDVGCHLVDIPFRTLGLHYPKSAECSVGAVYTKMWTPDYHPEGCPASSFISLKFDATEKSKSPIEMTWSDGGIRPAHPDIIPADHDIGGTDSANGVLIIGEKGIISTNINDSSPLMPKLYLNDGTTEFGPQTEDFPEPEYGHQRKWVDACKAGFASKEHKELTSSFDYAGPMTETVLMGNLAIRSYMLRKENSNGGMDYYGRKKLLWDGDKMLITNLEEANQFVGRTYRDGWKV; encoded by the coding sequence ATGAAAAACCCTGAAAAAACCGAGAACCCAAACTCCCGTAGGAATTTTATCAAAAATGCTGCTTTGGCTTCTTCTGCTCTGATCGTGCCGCGGCACGTGCTCGGAGGAGTAGGCTTCACTGCTCCCAGTGACCAGCTAAATATAGCGGCCATTGGTGCGGGAGGCAAAGGCGCCAGTGATATCAAAAATGCCTCTGTCAATGGCCGCGAAAGAGTAGTGGCCTTATGTGATGTGGATTTTACCGGTTCTGCTTCCCAGTCGGTAAAGAACTTTCCCAATGCCAAGCTGTATGCTGACTTCAGGGAAATGCTCGAAAAGGAAAAGGACATCGATGCGGTGACCATATCCACTCCTGATCATGTGCATGGTCCGGCAGCGGCATTTGCAATGGAAAGAGGCAAGCATGTGTATGTGCAAAAGCCCATGACACATAATATCCGCGAAGCCAGGCTCCTCACCCAAATGGCCCGTGACCAGAAGGTAGTCACCCAGATGGGGAACCAAGGAGGCTCTAATCCGCTCTTGAATTTGGTGCAGCAGTGGATCGATTCAGACAAAATAGGCAAAATTCACAAAGTAGAAATATGGACCAACCGTCCCGTTTGGCCACAAGGCAATGCCTTCCCGCAGCCGGAGCCAAGTAAAAAGCCTGATGAGCTCTCTTGGAACCTGTGGCTGGGGCCAGCACCAGAGATTCCTTACACGCCTAATCTCCATCCGTTCAACTGGCGAGGTTGGTGGGATTATGGTACCGGTGCATTGGGAGATGTGGGGTGCCACTTGGTGGACATACCTTTCCGTACCTTGGGACTCCACTATCCTAAATCAGCTGAATGTAGCGTAGGAGCTGTCTATACCAAAATGTGGACGCCAGACTATCATCCAGAGGGATGTCCTGCATCATCATTCATCTCGCTGAAATTTGATGCTACAGAGAAGAGCAAATCTCCCATAGAGATGACCTGGAGCGATGGGGGTATCCGGCCAGCACACCCTGATATCATCCCTGCAGATCATGATATAGGTGGTACTGACAGTGCCAATGGCGTGCTGATCATCGGAGAGAAAGGGATTATTTCTACCAATATCAATGACAGCAGCCCCTTGATGCCAAAACTATACCTTAATGACGGCACCACAGAGTTTGGTCCGCAGACGGAGGATTTTCCAGAGCCGGAATATGGCCACCAGCGTAAGTGGGTGGATGCGTGTAAAGCAGGTTTTGCCAGTAAAGAGCATAAGGAACTTACCTCGTCTTTTGACTATGCAGGGCCGATGACCGAGACGGTGCTGATGGGGAATCTGGCCATTCGAAGCTATATGCTAAGAAAGGAAAACAGCAATGGAGGCATGGATTACTATGGTCGTAAGAAGCTGCTTTGGGATGGTGACAAGATGCTGATCACCAATCTTGAGGAAGCGAACCAGTTTGTAGGCCGTACCTACCGTGATGGCTGGAAAGTATAA